The Eublepharis macularius isolate TG4126 chromosome 12, MPM_Emac_v1.0, whole genome shotgun sequence genomic sequence TGAAGTTACTTTGGTATAAACCCTTTGATATCAATAAGCTTAGGCTGGACTAACTCTGGATAGGATTGCATAGCAATTCAAAAAAACATGCAGTTCTAGGGCACACAGATCTGGGGCAGAAAGAAACACTATATGAGACACAAGTAAACAGCAtcccaactgatttttttttcttaaatggcTATCCATTTCAGCAGaagagtggcagggaaatgggctTCCACCACTCTTCTGATCTCAGCTCTTGCAgatgtttttgatttttaaaaaaggttcatGCATCTACCAGGTATCCCCTTACGTCACTGCTGTTCACATGTATTCCGCCTGCTGAAATTGCAATGGAAACCCTTGCATAACATTCATACACTGATGCTCTGAACATGTAATCCACAACATGTGATACAATAACATTCCTTTGATTTGCCAGACTTCTCTTTGCTAATAGTAAAATACTCACCACAACTCACAGTCTAAATTGACAAAACAGCCACCAGACCCCACCTGCTGAAAGTGCCCAAGCAAAGAGAGTGGATGCAAAAATCTCGCTGTCCAAGATAATATTCTGAACTCGTAACTTTCTGGATCTTGAATATCCTTCAGCAGGTTCTTTGCTTATTTCGCAAACTCTGAAATGTGCAGTTCTGCACACATTGCTCTCTCTCCTGTTTCCAGAACTTACCAAAAACGAAAAAGAACGTGTGCATCCATTTCCCTGAACACATCGCCTTTACAGAGCACAAATTGTTGCATCATTACTTTTAAGTATGTCCAAAGGGACATTATTGCTCGCTAATTAACAGCCATCACTTACAATCACATTGATtccaatgtgcttagactggagtagctcctctgaggattgcactgatagccATTTTTGTAACTGTGGTTCTAATTgtcaatatttttttaatcttCTCATTTCAATGCCAGTCTTTTCCAATTGTATTATTTTACAACAAGAGCTACCTCTAACACAGACATAAAAGTATTAATCGACTCACAAAAAACCCACAACTTTTTGTGCAGTCTAATTTCTGAAGAATTCTGGGCAGAGCCTTCAAGGCAGTTTATTTTTCTTGTCCACACGGGCCGTCTAATTCGGTCGAAGTGCCATGTATAAAAACGGATCCATCTGAGTGGATTCTAATGTACAAGATAGATACACTAAACTGGCATCCAGGGACCAAGGTGGAGCATAATTTGAAATGTACTTCATGGAATGTGGCAGGATGGTTAAATAAAATCCAAGACCCACCatttctaaagtttataaaaTGTTGTGATATAATTTCCATCCAAGAGTCTGAGTTAACATCAAACTTGTATTAAATGGATTCATCACCTATACATTAAATGCTACCCCCACCCATCTACTAAAGGACACCCTGGTCAGGGGCTGGCATGTCTGATTTCTACATCAGTTAAGTGTTTTGAAGTATTGCTCTGTCCCCCATAATCTTTAGCAATGGCCTGTCTTTTGACTGTTAAAGATCAGGTAATTTTGGCTGTAAATGTATATATCCCTCCTCGTTCTTTACCCTTTTTTATGAGCATTGTTGGCCTGATTTGGAAAACTACATCTATGAACTTGAGGTTCAACATCCCAAGGCAGAAATAATACTGGTAGGTGATATCAATGCTTGCATTGGAAATGGTCGCTTAAGGGTTAGGGTAAATGTCTATTATGATGacctctgttatgataggaggatTACAAAAGATTCCTTGGTTAACTCAGCTGGGGCAATTTTCAGCCAACTGATCAACAAGCTCAGCTTTGTAATATAAAATggtaatgtgccatcaagttgtttctgacctatggtgaccctatgaatgaaagacttccgaaacatcctatcatgaacacacttgctcagatcctgcaacctggaggacgtggcttcttttattgtgcccagccatctcattttagctcttcttcttttcctcctgccttccacttttcctatcactattgacttttccagagaatctggtcttctcatgatgtgatcaaagtatgatagcctcagttttgtcattgtagcttctatggagaattcaggcttgatttgatctggaacccacttatttgtctttttggctgtccatggtatccgcaaaactctcctccagcatcacatttcaaattaatccattttcttcctgtcagcttagGGAGATGAATATGGGAAATGCACTTATAACTAGTAGAGCAAAAGTGTAATTGATTATATATTAACAATAGATTACATTTTGAAGTAGGGTCACTTCCGGAAAGTGACCCCCAATGGCTTACATTTTGTATTTGTGTTTCTGAAGCTTTGTGGGACATCAATACCTTATTTTGAAATCACAGCAGATATCCATTTGAAATGGACCTATACACTCCAAAATAATTTGCAACATGTGCTGACCAGTAAGACACTCCTTGAACTCAAGGGAAAAAATGTTTGAAGCACAAGACACTGAGATTGCCCTGACACTTTTTGAAGACTTAATTACccaagggactgcctctccccatagagcgcttagatcagcaggaagaGAGCGCTTAGATCTCAGACCCCGGAgagcgcttagatcagcaggaaaacatctactggtggtccctggccctagggaggcttgactagcctcaaccagggccagggcattttcagtactggccccaacctggtgaaactctctgtcagaggatactTGGGTCCACCAAGACCTTGTGTTttttcagcgggcctgcaagacagagatgttctgccaggcatttggttgaggccagtactcaGACCCAccaattggcctccctgcctgtctcttattagtggggggctatattgagtcatctgccccatgtcATCTGCTAATCTCGCACCAACTCacgtccccacccctctcttcccttgtggttggcagggagggttgaagtgaacctgggacatagggcagagtcagaacatagtgcagagtttgtttttatgctgttaaatctggcttttatcattatttaatgtaccgttttatcaatgtgtttttatctatATGCTTTTAcctgtatgttgtaatctgccctgagcccgtccaagGGGAGGGCAGATtataatttttaataataataataatgatgatgatgatgatgatgatgatgatgatgatgatgatgatgatgatgatgatgatgatgatgatgatgatgatatccttGAGGCCTTTCCTCATTAAGACCATTAGCATATCAAATAGAAGAGGGCAATTTAAGAACAGCTGGTTTGGCACTGAATGCTCAAATATGAAAAAGCAACGAAGGCTGTTAGGGTTAGGGAGGCTGAAACAAACCaagcaaactgaaacaaaaccaaATACTTCTTCAAGCTCTGTAATAACTATAAACACCTATTTTGAAGGGTAGGTGGGTGGAAACTTGCCtcagtaagggccaagctacacatgacgaaagacacttgcctggcaagtggattgagtggagggcaagtgaacagggagaaatatacttgccattcaagtgtcatttgtcacttgtagcttggccctaagagaatcTTGGCAGGCACTTGGCCTTAACTCAGAAAGACGTGACAACCTCAGAAGGGGAGAGTATGCTATGAGAGAGATTCTTACTTATCCAAGGACCACTGGGAAGAACAGTTTTCCAAACTATTTAATGATCATATTCATGAGGCTATCATAGCTGAACTCCCTATGACTATCCCATCAACTAACTCACCTGAATGGCCACCTGTATCTGTTCGTGAAATAAAATCCCTAATTTCCGTAAACAGGAACAATAAAGCCCTGGATGATTTGCTTAAAGTTTTCCAGGACTAGCGGATACCAGTTTTAGCCACCCTATTTACTTATATAGATAGGTCAGATAGGTTCCCCCAGGAATTGATCTCTTCTATGATCATGCCAATTTATAAAAATGTACTGATTCAGCTAACTATAGGCCTATAAACCTGCTGGATGTAATAGGAAAGCTTTATGCAAGACATTTCCTGGAGGCATGGGAAATTGAAAATAAACTTGTTAGCACCAGAGCAAATTGGATTTAGACCTGGACATTTGAGCCTGAACCACTGCCTTCTCTTGTAACACCATAAATATTCATAAGGATCATCTAGGCAAATATACGTAGCATTTATTGATCTCAAAGCTGCATTCCATTCCATCTCAAGATACCATTTGTGGAGATACTTAATGAATATGAATACAGGTAATAGGTTGCTAGAGTATATAAAAGCCCTTTACACAGACATCAGCTTAAAGATCAGATTAGGAGTTTACAGCCAACTGTCTGGCACAGTTAGAACCTCAAAAGGGATATGTCAAGGTTACAATTCGGTCCCATTACTTTTTAATTTATACATAAATGATATGGTGAAATACCTGTTGGAATCCCAATTTTTTCCAGTAAGTGCAGGGGGAGAGGCTGTTTCAATTTTGCTTTATGAAGAGGATACCCTTCTAATATCTCATACTCAAATTGGTCTTAGAAAGTTGCTAAGATACTTCATCTCCTATTGTAAAACAAACCTACCTAATGTAAATTATTATACAGTTTTGGAAGGTCTCCTCAATAGGATTACATATACTAAAAGAGTGTGCTCCTGTGATTATAAGTCCATTGAGGATTTGTCCCATGTCACATTTCAGCAGATTTTTGAGGGCTGCAGATTTTTGAGGGCTGTTATATCTCATCTCTCAGGGTGGTCAGATCAAAAGaaagtatttttattattattgttgacagatagaaaaaaaatccattattCTCCAAGTGGCAAGGTTTGCTGCTAATGtcataaaagcaaaaaaaaagatataCTAACCCAAACATGATTGACATGTATACTAACTAAATGCTGTACTCTGGGGCATTAGCATTTGGATTATATGGAGTTTTTATTATGAGCTATTTTAAAAGGTCATTCTGTATTATTATCTTTTCTATGAAAAAGTCtagatttttttgtttaattttatctTGATGAACATTTGATATTATCTTGTATTATAAAGATTTATTGATAGATTAGCTGATTGATTATTGCTCTCTCCAACCTCAGTGAGAGCAAGTTTCCAAGAGTAGCTCTAGACAAGGCTCATGTTGACCTTTGACAAAGTCCAACACCATGTTTAAAAGCAGCTCTCAGGGCATCTTGAACCTGCTTGTTCCTCAAACAGTAGATGAATGGATTCAGGAAGGGAGACACAACTATGTTAAGAATTGCCACTGACTTGCTGAAGTTGAACTCACTGGTGCCTTTGGGTTTTATGTACATGAAAATGCAGCTGCCGTAAGTGATGGACACCACCGTGATATGAGAGGCACAAGTGGAGAAGGCCTTCTTCCTCCCAGCAGATGATGGGATGCTCAAGATGCTGGAAACAATGTTGACGTAGGATACGATGGTAATTGTCAAAGTCCCAATGAGAGAGAGTATAGCAATTAGGAAGTCCACAATTTCAAGTAGACTCGTATCAATACACGCAAGTTTGATCAATGGACCATTGTCACAGAAAAAGTGGTTTATGGTATTTGGTCCACAGTATGGCATCAGAAATAATGCAACTGCCGGACCCAAGATCAGTATAAAACCTCCAAACCAAGAGGCAAGCACCAGTAATGAGCAAACTTGACCATGCATTATAGTTGAATAACGGAGAGGGTTGCAGATGGCCACATACCTGTCAACAGACATTACTGCCAACAGAAAGAACTCTGTAGTCCCcaagacaaaataaagaaaagattgaGTGAAGCAACCAAATATGGAGATACTCCTACAGCCCATAGCCATGTTGGCCAGTGCTTTGGGAATGATGGAAGTGGTGAAACCAATCTCTAAGAGGGCAAAATGTCGGAGGAAGAAATACATTGGGGTGTAGAGACGGCGATCTACCAATGTGATCACAATGATTATCACATTCCCCATGATGGTCAAAATATATGTCCCAGAGAGTATAAGAAAAATGAATAATTCAAGCTCATGGTTGTCAGTAAAGCCCAAGAGTATGAATTCCCTCACCATGGTGCTGTTCATAATTTTTGCTACTaccttaaaaaagagagagagaaataaagtcAGAGGTGtgtttaaaaagcatttttcatgTTATTTATCCATCATTAAGTCAACATTacaattattaatacaataaGTTTGTAGGGCTAAGGAGGAGGGGACACTGGGAAAGGAACTCTTTTTGTCTCATCAATGTTTAAACCATCATACTGTCCTGTGTAGGCAAATGGGGTTGAAGGACAGCATCTCCCAACACAACTGATGTATAAGGAATTAACATTACTTTCCCTTTCTAGCTGGAAGCAGAGTGGAATTACCATTGGATAGCCTCTTAAGGTGACCATACTAATTGTGATGGTACATAGTTGATCAGTTGATGTTCAACTattggaagaaggaaggaaggaaggaaggaaggaaggaaggaaggaaggaaggaaggaaggaaggaaggaaggaaggagagagggagggaaggagggagagagggagggagggagggaggactttCAGAATATGACTGatatccatctagtccagtattctgtCTCCAATGTGGCCAGTCAGATGTCAACTGATTTCTCCCCAGAATGACCAAAGGAACATAAAGTGCTCTTTCAAAATGATTTGGGACTTACTCAGAATTTCTGATGTTTCTCCCCTAATGAGGAGATCTAGGCTCACTATGAATTTTGCCTTAGGCTGAGCATGTGACAAGCCAGGCATGAGAAGAACTTGGAGGGCTGGTGTTTCTCCATTCTGAGAATGACCAAAGGAACGTAAAGTgccttttcaaaatgatttaggACTTACTCAGAATTTATGTTCCTCCCCTAatgaggagatccaggttcactATGAACTTTGCCTTAGGCTGAGCATGGAGCACCTACATCCCATACAAGACTCAGAATGGAGAGAAACAGAGAATAGTTTTGTTGAAATAAAGAGACAATGGAAGATAAAGTGAGTAATACTATTGACTAGCAGTCAGAGGGAAATAAAACCATTGAAACAAAGTTCTATCCCAGATAACAAATTTCAAATGTAAAACATTAGCAATGCCATTCTAAGCCAAGGTACACTTTTCTAAGTCCATAAACTTCAGTGAGGTTTAGAATGGTATCACTCACTCAGTTTAGCATGTCCTGTAACCAGCATTTATTCCCCAGCCAAATGTGAACTCCTAGCAAAATACTCACCCCTTGTAGTCCTATTTGCCAGAAGGACATACATGTTATTTTTCTGGTCTCCAAGCGCTGTGTTCTGTGCTTTAGTCTCCTGGATATAGCTAAGAAAGAATCCGAAAGAGGCTATGAGATGAAGCTGCCCAGGGAAAGTGAACAAATACAGAAATTTCACTCAACAAGACCATTTTTGAGCATGAACAAGACCATTCTTGGGCCATATAACAAGAGCATTTTTTGAGCCTTAACGCCGTTTAGCAAATACGTCACTTTCTTAGCTCACAAATGCTGAACATCGATTGCAtccatttctccatctctttGCTGCAGCTCCCTCCAGTTGGCAGTGGTGTGCTCAGCTGTCTCCCTGAGCTTATGGCTTTGATAAAACACACAAGAGCTTGGTACTTTGCTTCTTAAGGAACACAAGAGATGTTAGCCATGTGTCTGATATAGTTGGCTCAAGGTACCACCGTTTACTCTAAAAGGTACCCAAGGATCTCATTGTGTGTTCCTGTTCAAACCAAGCAGAGCCAAAACAACTTGGCTATTTCCCAAGACTTCAGTGTAGGTTTTGCTGTCCATTATAACAGGAATATTTTGtctgaaaattaaaatataaacaaaagcaAAGAGAGCATAGCTGTGGGGAAAAACAACAACTAGTCTTTTCCCAGTAAATTTATGCCACTGCTGATTTCAATACATGTTCACAAACTGGCATGATGATTCCTGGATACAAGTTGATAAGAGTTCTTTGTTCATCTgatcattcgcattctatttatTCTTGTTAAACTATTAAGATTCTGAACTTTGGTGAGACTGGCCTTTTCAGAACACAAAGTGTTACCTCATTATGTGTTAGGGTGCCCAAGGGGATATTGGGCCTGAGATTAGATTCATTAGTTGGAAAAGATTTCTACAAGCTCAATTGCTTAAAGGCTAAGAGAAAGTATTATAAAATGATGCTACAATACAATATGTTCAATTGCCTGTTTTTATACAAATCACATGAATTTTAGAAGGTTTTCAGAAATGCTGTACAGGAAATGAGCAATCACAACTTCTTCATGGCAGCACTATATAGCTCCCAATAAGTttttaattaatataattaatttaaTATAAAGTTtttgtattatattatattaatttactattatattatattaatttaattaatattaattattaatattaattaatattaaacatttaatttaatattaatattaaaatacaaatattaaaatacaaaatatttaatattaaattaatatattaatttaaTATAAAGTtaatattaatttaattaattatattatattaatttaATATAAAGTTTTTGAAACAAAGTGcagtagaacccccccccccccaaatctgaacAATTTATAAATCAATGACAGAATCAAGTGGTTGAAACAAATGTGAATGagttaaaaaatggaaataatcAAAGAAGATCAGATTAAATTCAagggtgataattagagatgggcatgaactgggaaaatatcgaactgtgcagttcatggtttgttgtgtttcacaaaccacgaaccacgaacttttatgaacttgctctgttttgcaaaccagttcatttggtttgtgaaaacatcacttctggggcagcagcagtAGGTCTGCAGAATGCCCAGCATTGAATTTGgagaggagagtgccctcaagtcatagctgacttatggagacaccccccacccccagtggggttttcatgactagagactaacagaggtggtttgccattgcctgcctcttcaatcCTTgtattcattggaggtctcccatccaattgctaaccaaggttgacgctgcttagcttctgagatatgacaagatcaggctcacctggtctatcctggtcagggcacaAATCATTGAATCTAGCCAGGGAATAATACTAACAAATTGGCACACTGAGGAACTATAAATTTTGATTGTATTTGAAAGGAATTGAGGATCAAACACTCAGAGCAAAAGGTGAGCAGACACACTTAGCATCAACTGTAAGAGATGACCAATCTTGCGCTCAAGGCCATTCTTTATTGCAGTAAAGGTTCTTTTAAATTCCAGAGTgaataactaagggccaagctacaagtgacaaatgacacttgaatggcaagtggattgagtggagggcaagtgaacagggagaaatacacttgctgttcaagtgtcattcatcacttgtagcttcgccctgagaagCAGAAAAACCCAGAGCTTTAATTTTTGCATCTACCTGTTGGTGGCTCCAAGTTGTCTCAAAGGAACAATATATGAGATTTTCAAGTAAAAAGCAGAGGGAGTTTGAAAGAAGTTTAGCTTAAAATGTATAGCTGCAGTTTGGGAAAGATTAATAAGTGACTTAAAGCTGGATTCATGCTGAAAGGTAGAAGAGAACTCAAAAACAAGGCACCCCAAAATTGCATGCAAGAATATTTTCTGAATGATTTCCAGCTTGGAACTATAAGAGCTCGTATTCATAGGGAGCACCATATAACAGCTGAGACAGAATCTTGGTCTTAAAAATCTGGAGTACCGAAGGAGCAGATTGCCTACTACAGGTCTTATAAAATCTGTGGATAACAGCTAAAGTCGTTCTAATGCTATTCCTATAACACTGCAGTTGGAAATCCCAGGAAATAGATGAGTGAAGTGAAAAAAAAccggtaaaggtagtccccctgtgcaagcactgagtcattactgattcATGGGGGGATGACGCAtcattggcagactttttacagggtagtttgccattgcctttgtaacccctatgaggtgaattggtttagcccagtggggtggagtcagaagctagaggcaggctgctgaggcgGAGGCAGGTTGCTGGGGAGTTtaataatttatatgctcttatcatcttgaataaggtaatcaaatgttgtatgtaaaccatatgatttaaagtggtgtttgtgtattgtgtttggttggtgttccTGGGcgtgtattatttttgcagggctgtaattccccaacaagaagacagaagcctgggatacagttgcttcaaattaatgaaaaaggactcaccacttcgtgaaatgttgaactgatttaccttttcaaaaacattgttgatttaaagttttctgtctggttgcacttatgagttagttaaaaaaaaagctgtatgttattaattgttaacagtttaaaagaaaaaaaatgttacaagTTAAAAACACTTTCTTAAAATTGCGTGAAAGGTGCTTCCTAAgctccatagaacccatgaaaagagaaatttaaaaagTGGCGCCgctccatagaacccatgaaaagagaagttacaccttccccagtcatctacactttacccccaggaaactgggtactcattttaccgaccttgtaaggatggaaggctgagtcagccttgagccaaaataattaaaagcatggATTTGCTCAAGGTAATGGCTGACTGAAACACAAGGTCGCTGCTGTTGGCACTGAGATATGGAAAAAAATGTATGATTTTTGGTAATTCATTTGCAGCAATTCTGAAGCACAACAGGAAGAAAAGCGTAATAGAAACCTACTTTGAATGTCTGATTTGGATCTTGTTTTGCCTCTTCTTGGGCCTCATACTCAAACTACTGTTTCTCCTTTTTCTAACTTGTTCTGTCTCAAAGTTTGGTAGTATTCCAAGCTCTTTTGCAATCTCAGCAGGGATCTATCAAAACTTACTGGAAATCCTCATCACTCATGATTGTCTGTTGAGAGGACCATTCTCCCTACGCTGCTGGGGAACGCTCAGTGAGTTTTCTCCTCTACTCCTGCCCAGGAGGCAGACCACAGTGGCTGGTGCCAATAATGGGACTTTTGTAAATGATAATGGGTGCAGAGAAAGCTTTGATAAGATGTTACAATGAATTACATTCTATAGCACTgttgtaatgttttaaaataaaaatataaattgtcagttgcatttttaaaagaaacta encodes the following:
- the LOC129339824 gene encoding olfactory receptor 49-like, whose translation is MNSTMVREFILLGFTDNHELELFIFLILSGTYILTIMGNVIIIVITLVDRRLYTPMYFFLRHFALLEIGFTTSIIPKALANMAMGCRSISIFGCFTQSFLYFVLGTTEFFLLAVMSVDRYVAICNPLRYSTIMHGQVCSLLVLASWFGGFILILGPAVALFLMPYCGPNTINHFFCDNGPLIKLACIDTSLLEIVDFLIAILSLIGTLTITIVSYVNIVSSILSIPSSAGRKKAFSTCASHITVVSITYGSCIFMYIKPKGTSEFNFSKSVAILNIVVSPFLNPFIYCLRNKQVQDALRAAFKHGVGLCQRST